The following coding sequences are from one Pongo abelii isolate AG06213 chromosome 3, NHGRI_mPonAbe1-v2.0_pri, whole genome shotgun sequence window:
- the CLDN24 gene encoding putative claudin-24, producing MALIFRIAMQCVGLLLSFLGWISSIITTYLPHWKNLNLDLNEMENWTMGLWQTCVIQEEVGMQCKDFDSFLALPAELRVSRILMFLSNGLGFLGLLVSGFGLDCLRIGESHRDLKRRLLVLGGILSWVSGITALVPVSWVAHKTVQEFWDENVPDFVPRWEFGEALFLGWFAGLSLLLGGCLLNCAACSSHAPLASGHYAVAQMQTQCPYLEDGTADPQV from the coding sequence ATGGCTTTAATCTTTAGAATAGCGATGCAATGTGTTGGACTTTTACTGTCTTTCCTGGGATGGATTTCATCCATTATTACAACTTATTTGCCACACTGGAAGAACCTCAACCTGgacttaaatgaaatggaaaactgGACCATGGGACTCTGGCAAACCTGTGTCATCCAAGAGGAAGTGGGGATGCAGTGCAAGGACTTTGACTCCTTCCTGGCTTTGCCTGCTGAACTCAGGGTCTCCAGGATCTTAATGTTTCTGTCAAATGGGCTGGGATTTCTGGGCCTGCTGGTCTCTGGGTTTGGCCTGGACTGTTTGAGAATTGGAGAGAGTCACAGAGATCTCAAGAGGCGACTGCTGGTCCTGGGAGGAATTCTGTCCTGGGTCTCGGGAATCACAGCCCTGGTTCCTGTCTCTTGGGTTGCCCACAAGACGGTTCAGGAGTTCTGGGATGAGAACGTCCCAGACTTTGTCCCCAGGTGGGAGTTTGGGGAGGCCCTCTTTCTGGGCTGGTTTGCTGGACTTTCTCTTCTACTGGGAGGGTGTCTGCTCAACTGTGCAGCCTGCTCCAGCCACGCTCCCCTAGCTTCGGGCCACTATGCAGTGGCGCAAATGCAAACTCAGTGTCCCTACCTGGAAGATGGGACAGCAGATCCTCAAGTGTAA
- the CLDN22 gene encoding claudin-22, whose product MALVFRTVAQLAGVSLSLLGWVLSCLTNYLPHWKNLNLDLNEMENWTMGLWQACVIQEEVGMQCKDFDSFLALPAELRVSRILMFLSNGLGFLGLLVSGFGLDCLRIGESQRDLKRRLLVLGGILSWVSGITALVPVSWVAHKTVQEFWDENVPDFVPRWEFGEALFLGWFAGLSLLLGGCLLNCAACSSHAPLASGHYAVAQTQDHHQQLETRNTNLKN is encoded by the coding sequence ATGGCTTTAGTATTTAGAACTGTGGCTCAACTAGCTGGAGTTTCATTATCTTTGCTGGGATGGGTTTTATCCTGTCTTACAAACTACCTGCCACACTGGAAGAACCTCAACCTGgacttaaatgaaatggaaaactgGACCATGGGACTCTGGCAAGCCTGTGTCATCCAAGAGGAAGTGGGGATGCAGTGCAAGGACTTTGACTCCTTCCTGGCTTTGCCTGCTGAACTCAGGGTCTCCAGGATCTTAATGTTTCTGTCAAATGGGCTGGGATTTCTGGGCCTGCTGGTCTCTGGGTTTGGCCTGGACTGTTTGAGAATTGGAGAGAGTCAGAGAGATCTCAAGAGGCGACTGCTGGTCCTGGGAGGAATTCTGTCCTGGGTCTCGGGAATCACAGCCCTGGTTCCTGTCTCTTGGGTTGCTCACAAGACGGTTCAGGAGTTCTGGGATGAGAACGTCCCAGACTTTGTCCCCAGGTGGGAGTTTGGGGAGGCCCTCTTTCTGGGCTGGTTTGCTGGACTTTCTCTTCTACTAGGAGGGTGTCTGCTCAACTGTGCAGCCTGCTCCAGCCACGCTCCCCTAGCTTCGGGCCACTATGCAGTGGCGCAAACACAAGATCATCATCAACAACTGGAGACGAGAAACACCAACCTGAAAAACTAA